The DNA sequence GCTGCGCACTTTGAATTTTTCTAAATGAGACTAAACTTTTCCATGGCAAACAATAGTATGCTGTACATTTTGGTAATGAAaattatattgataaatatacaaggaatgtatatatttccacagtattttctttttcacagttaccaaaaataaaaattgcattcAACTCACATCTGTAAATATTCTGATTCCTCACTGTATGGATCTGAAGGAAGTGAGAGTATAAAGTCTTTCAACAATCTGGACTTCAGATTTCTTTCTTCATCGTCTGCCTTCCACATGTACCTTTCAGAATCTCTCTGCAATGTGATCACACGCTGAGATGATGGCAGAAAGAAAGCACTATGATGGGATGAGGCAGTCTGGGCTGGGGCTTGGTCTTCCAGCCAGCTTTCGCAGGCCTGATTGAACCCAGTCTTTTTAATGTTGTATTTTAAGGCAGTCTGAATTTCACTCAAATGTCCATACCTCGATATCTTGAACTATGAAGTCTTCCTTTTTGGAAAGAATATCATTATTAAAAGTGCTGCAGGAGTTGCTTCGTCCATGGTATAAATCAGCATCTAAGCATAAAACCAAATCGTCCCCTGAAAAggttaattaaaacaaaatggtgAAAACATTTCAATTTTATGTGCACATTTCTGTCCTCCCTTGCCCCAACTTCTTTCTTTATGCTATAGACAGACAAAACCCTAAAACTGCTTGTAAACAAAAGGTACAtttccttatttcatttaaatgaccCATCTTTCCTAAAAGACGGGTGGCAGTAGTCCCTCATTGAGAGACATAAGTAAGTCATTTTATCTTCAATTCTTAGTGTCATGTGTTAGACCACACTGTCCTAAATAATCGAAGCACATGGGCTAGTTAAAATCCCCTGACACCAAAGTTTCAGTTACCTGGGTCAAAACAGACTCACTCAGGTCAGGTGgtaattaataataacaacaacctTACCTCCACACCAAGTTCCAAAGAACTTATGTCTCCATTGATAAAGTATGAGTTTTCTCCACTCCACTTAAAGACCTTAGGGCAGAAACACAAGACAGAGAACAGACATTTCAATCTGGAGAATTCGCAAAGAGGGAGTATCAGCATAGTACCTGTGTGTGTGCAAGGGCACTACCCATTGGCTGAGGAAGCTGACTGCCAGACCTCTCCCACACCAGGATGAGATCTCCAAAGGGGTTATGAGGTAGGAAAGACCTCTCAGGCACATGTTGGCTCTGACTTGCAACCCCTCCCTGACCTTAGACCATGCAAAAGAGCAGTTCCCAAGGCCTGGGGAGGGAATCTAAGCAGTGTCTGTGCTGCAGTCATGAAGTGCTGGCCAGGCTAGAGTGAGGCCAGAGGAGCTTACAGGATGGGACAGCTGCTGCTCCAACCAcagccccccacctccaaccccaccGACGCTCCTGACATTGTGACACCAGGAAGTTGGGTATTTCTTTCATCTAGGTACCTTGAAGTTAGGGCTAAACGTGTAGAGAAAAGTTTCGCCTGTGCCATAATAGTGATCACTGAACTTGAAAGGATGAGTTGCGTATGCTCCAAAAACCtgtcaaaagaaaacagaaaccttaTCTACTTTCAACCAGAAACCTCccaaaaaaaagactttctgaaatattttagcaCAATCCTATTCTGAGATCTCATTATATCTCTTTCAGCAAAGATCATTACTAAATCAGAGTTCCTGAATAAAAAAGACCACcatcaaacaaataaaatgtccCCAGTTCTCATTAGAACCCAAGTGGCTTAGAGAACTTATCTGTCAAAGGCCAACAATTGCTCCAGTTTTAAAAGACTTCCGAAGTCCACTATAGAGACAAATTTCTTTTAGTGAATACAGAGGACATACTGGaaacattaaataacaagatGCATCTTGCACACAGAAATGAGTGGTTGAGAGAATGAAGCCCTATCTCTGATGTGTTTTATAAGTAAAATGGTGGCCAGAGATTTCcctggagaaaataattttttctttcctttgattcGTAAAAATGAGTTTTCAACATACTTATTAAAACTGCATCCTTAACATGACTGATCCAATATATCTTAGTTCAAAAtggcttttaagaaaaaagtaacaatTCCATAATACTGTGGGCTTTAAAGGTGGTTTAGATGTATCTGAATCAatgatttttctattatttcttattgGGGTTGGAAGGAGGAGTGTTTTCAGAACACGCATGTCCACTGCTTCAGCTTCCTGTTCTCTGCTCAGATCCTGACCAGTGTGTGCAGGAGTGAGGACTGGCaagaatatatattctggaaatgtccctaggtgattctgatatatCTTCTCCAAATCCCACTTGAGAAACAAtgcgttttttttttaacatttatttatttatttgtttgtgccaggtcttagttgcggcatgtgggctccttagttgcagctcgctggctccttagttttggcatgcgaactcttagttgcggcatgcatgtgggatttagttccctgaccagggattgaacccgggcccctggcattgagagcatggagtcttaaccactgcgccaccagggaagtcccaagaaacaATGCTTTAAAtggagtctacctgaaaaatgcCTTATAAGTTTTCAAACTAATTTAAATTGGATTATCATCATCATGGAATCTCTTCTTTACCAAGTACACTCAGTTCCTAGCTCCTTGAAATACTAAAAATTAGGTAGAGTAGAAGTCTAGAAACTTTCTAACCCATGTTCTTCATACCAAAACCTGTCTCTAGAGCTgttaagaacaaggaaaaaacagtaacaaattttCTTAGCAATCATGGAAATCTGTTTAAGCACTGGAGATATGATGATACTAagaaattactgttaattttttaggTATATAGCATTAtagttatgtaagaaaatgtccattttatttatttctattaattaaCTTAGGAAGAAATTGTAGAATAATGGTATTGTTGGGTCTATACCATCGAAAATTTTAACATGTTTGACAGTAACAGAACAAAGGAATCCAGGGGAATGAATGAAGATAGCCCAAAGTGGTAAAAGGAAGGTTAATATGACAAAACCTATAAATGTATAAttgctctcctttcttctctcagctttCTTAGtagataaaaattatacaaacaaCTATGTAACAATTTATTGTTGAGTTTGTAATATATATCAACGTAATATAACAAAATTACCACAAAAAGTGGAAAGATGTAATAGAGCAATATAGGAGTAACATTTCTATATCTCACTGGAATTAAGTTAATATAGATCGGACTCTATTACCTGATGATCGTTCTATTATTTTCCACAATGCTTTGTGGTATAAATTACTCCATGGTCTCATTCAATTAAATTTGGGCCCCTTTGCAGGGGTAGTTTCTGTGGCCAGTCTATGAAGTTTATCCTGACTCCAGGAAGGCTCTCCTTAGCTGTCTCTTTCCCCGGTTCTCTCTGGTAAACTAGATGGTCTACAGCTTAGTTTGCTGCCTTCATGGAACTATCAGCCTCCTCTTAGTTGTTTACCAccaaaattttcattgttttctagaGTGCCCCTTGGCTTGACCTTCCCCATGTTCTTCTAAATAACGTCAGTTCCTTTGGGGAGAGCTTCTGAGCTATATGTTTTATGGTCCGCCTCTTCCCCTGGAGCTGGGGGCTGGACAGTGGCCTGCTTTTCTCAAAGGTACAATCGTGTTTTATGAGCAgggtgctgggcaggggcagTAGCCACTGGTCTTGGCTCTGCTCACCTGACATGGAACTTCTGCCCTATGTGCTGGAGCAAGGGCAGTAGAGACCCCTGTATTCTCGGCCTGCCACGCAGAAGGTAGAGCAACTGTCCTCTGAGAAGGGGCTGGTCATAGGAAGAGAGCCCTGAAATTTAGCCTCTGAAACAGAGATCTTGGGTAGGGGATAAGACGTGCTGGGGACCTGCCCCTAGAGGAGGCATATCATAGTCTTTGCCTGGGAGCTGGCGGCTGAGGGATCCTCATCTTGTCCACACGTGCCCAGAAGGAAGCTTCTGTCTGaacaggggttgggggagggagcaggctgTGCCTTCAAATGCCACAGAATCTCACTATTATTACTGGGCTTCAttagattttcttaaataaatggttCTTCACTTGCTGTATGCCCTTAGGGcaatttccagagactttaaGTGATTGTTGTTTTTATAATTCCCACCAGTAATGGTTGTTTCACTGGGGATTGATTCTGTAGAACTCCTCATGCCTGCCATTCTGCATGTGTAATGCTTTtatattagaattttatataattcattTCCAGATAAATTTACAGGTGTTGTTCTATCATGTTCCCAAACACAGCAAAGCCGCATCCTTGCCTTAGGGGTAGATGGGGTGGGGAAAGCAGAGTTGGTGTCCAGGTGCCTTCAAATAACACAGATGCCTCCAGGGCACCAGATCCAGTAAGATTATACCTCTAGACAAACAGTGTAATCTTCAGGTATAGGCAGGCCTCCTTTACATATCTGCTGATAGGAAGCTGAGTAATACTGTGCATCATCAAAACCTGCTCTGTGAGGCCAACACATTCCCCAACAAGTCATCTTTTGGTAAATCAATAGAACTAATCTATACTTATGGTGCAGGTACGTGTGTGTGGTCTAAAACCATCTAGCCCTATCTCATCTAAAAAGTAGCACCTAACTTTGCAAACATTTCACTAAATCCCTAAGTAATTCCATTTTAAacctttgttattattatttaaatttttaacttgATTCTCCCTACTATTCAGCTTGGACTATGATTGAATAAAGTGTTCTCAATCAGTAAATAACAGTAGTTAACAATGATAATAACTAAACTATTCCTCACAACTCTTAACCTACTTACAGGAAAGATCACAGTTGAGAAAGACAGTGCCTTTAGTACCCCCCTTCTCTCTGCTAATTTTTCCCAAGACAAATTATGACAGCAAAAATCTATTTCCCCTAAAATGATCCCAATTATATGGCTTCTCAGCAAGCCCCCCAATGCTTAATAGTGCCCCACATCTAACAGACACTCATTATACATTTtctgaatggatgaataaataaatggttgtcAAGTAAACCCTGCTTCCAAAtgccaggaagagaaaataatgacACCTACATCTTAAAAGTGTAAAGAAATTTCTTCTTGCTATAATACAGACCAAGTTGAAATGAATAAAGAGCAGACTTGAAAGATGCTTTCCTTTTGTGAAGCAGAAGTCTGCCTGGATGGTACACGAAAGAAACCTGGACAGATTCCACTCATACTCCAGGCTGACCGAGGGAAGAATTATTAGCCTAGGGGAGATGGGGGTAATATCTAGATTTCACCAGTGCCTCCAAGACTGACAGCAACGTGGGTGAAAGTGCACTAAGCAATGGTCCAGAGCATTTTCTCCTGTTTCATAACAACTGGGCCCTTCAGGTACAACACACCATGGCCTTAACTGGCTCTCCATCTCAGCAACTATGCAGGCAGGGTTGGTGGGCACTACTTCAGCTACCTGGAAGAAGTTCTGGTATGGCACTGGAACTTCTTTCTGCAACTATCTCCAAATCTAGATTTGACTTTTCTTCCAGCTTCTCCAGTTTTAGGTTACAGAATATCATTATAGCTTCCTACTCCATGATgagtacaggaaaaaaattccttagaatgtgactatttggagatgcgctccattttcttttttagagatGCATTCTGAAGTATGTAGAGGTGAAATGACATAATAATtgggatttacttcaaaatacTTCAGGGAAGAAAAGCcagcaaaggaaagaatgaagtgCATGTGGCAAAGTCCTGCTAACTGTAGAATCTGAGTGATGAGAGGTCATTGTATTAGTCTCTCTACTGTTGTGTAGGTTTGAaaagcttcattaaaaaaatcttcctctaTAAGAGGAACAAGCCTCACCTGATTATCCATATCTTTGATGACCAATAGGACAGGACTGTCTAGTGATGCTGACTTCCGGTAGAGAGTTTTCAAGCTGGTCCCATGCTCTAATGTGCTGTATACGAGTCTCCATGGATACCCCTGTACCCTTGCTGGAAGGCGTCGGGCCAGCTGTGAATCCAAAGATGAAGATGTAAATACACAGTCTGCCTACAAATCACTCATGAACTTGCAGCACAAAACAGATGCCTGTGGCTCAAACTCGATAATTACACTACTTCCATATTGCTCTCCTATACTCTAGCAAATATTTGCCACTATAAACCAAGAAGGGAAAATCACCCCTTGGCAGGGATGCTCCCCAGAGCATGCATTCCCTCTCAGGGATGATCCTGAAGGGTCACTATGCCACTATATATTTGAAGATATAGCACCTAGCTTGATAAAGAGGTATGAATTAGACACATGCTCTCTTGTTTACACTTCAACCTGACTTTCACCAAGCAGTTCATGTTTCTCGAATTGTTCTTTCTAAACCTTCAAAGGCTGCTACTGACAGCTGTAAATTCCCACCAAAGTGAGAACGAGAAGACACGGGTGTTTTATGCTAGTAATCAGATGTACTCTGTCCTCATTACACTTGTATCTTTCACTTACATTAATATTTAACTTAAACTTGGCTGCCATAAATATCAATAATGCATATCTCTTCAAAAATACACACAAAGGAGgctatataaaatgttaaagtcCTCAAGAATGCTTGACATAGTTCTAGAATCAGCATGAACTCCATCCCTGTAACTGCTTGGTCAAGTCGCTTAGCTTTCCTGGGCCTTCACAGATGGCATTTGTAAATTGAGGGACTTGAACTTGATGATTCTTTAAGGTCTCCGAAATTCAGGCTCCTAAACTGACTGATGGGGGAAGTACAAGAGGTCCCTTACTAAAGTTCAAATACAAGCACATAGTATTTCATAAAAACTCAAGTAAGAGATgttcagaaaatagaaagtaaacaaaaaaaaaagtacagaaaaaggaaaattactccTAGTGGTAGGTGGTTTTCATAAAGCAAGTAAAGTGTACTTGCTATATGACTTTTACTGAGCTCAATAAATTGAAACCATCGGAACTTTGCGATAATCATTAGGATAAATTTGgatccttttaaaatacattaggacggggcttccctggtggtgcagtggttaagaatctgcctgccaatgcaggggacacgggttcgagccctggtctgggaagatcccacatgccgcagagcaactaggcccgtgagccacgactactgagcctgcacgtctggagcctgtgctccgcaacgggagaggctgtgacagtgagaggcccgcgcaccgcaatgaagagtggcccccgcttgccgtaactgtagaaagccctcgcacagaaacgaagacccaacacacccaaaaataaataaataaataaatttatttaaaaataaaaaagaatcacctggggagtctTCTAATACAGAttcttattcaaaaaaaaaatacattaggaCTATAGTAGgacactttaaaaattgttttgaagacAAGAAATGGCTTTTTGTTCAGGTTTGGGGAATGGATGTAGGTGTCTGGCCAAGTCCTCGCACTCCCAAGAAGGTGGCAGAGATGCTGCCTTTCAGAAGCAGAGAAGGGCCCTGGTTAGGCTGCTGGTGTTCTTCCTTTAAAACTCGGCTCATACTTCACCCCAAGTGAGAAGAGCAAATGTCAGGGGTGGGAAGTGTGTTCTAAGGTTGGGGAGACACCCATCCTAAGTCCCCAGGAAGAACCCACCTGCTCGACGTGCATGTTCTCCAGAAGCGCACTGCGGGGCTGCAGGATCGGCAGGGCTGCCTCCTCCTCATCTTCGTAGTAGCTGCACGTGCTCTTCCTGCGTTTTGCCTCCTCAACGGTGATGATCTGAAATGGAGAAGacaaataaaccaagaaaaacgatatttttgcttttccttcacCTGCTATAAAGGACCTCAGGTACACAATTGCCTGTAACAGGTAGGGTTTTAGCAGCAGGACGTAAGTTGAGCCAGCACTTTGGGGGAAATGgctaatcacagtgtcaatttcagagAATTTAACACAGTACAGCTACAGCACTTAATATGTACAAATTAAAGTCACAAGTTTTCCAGTTTTACTATTGCTTAGTCATCAAGTAAGAATTATGTATAACTCCACAAGCGACTTATACCCTTGAAATGCCCTAAATTATTCTCCATTAGCCTGCCTCTAAATTTGAATTGTTAAGGGACTAACAGATATCATACTATGAGCAAGTCTTCTATAAATAGGGAAATTGGGAAGATAAGGATAGTCCTTTAATCAGGAATCCTAATGTTTTCTCTCAAGGCTGTTCGTAGCAACCAACCCTGACAGAAATAGCGAATGATAACATCTACGGAAAGCAACAACAATACAAAGAGACACAAAGCTTTAGTCTAAATTACAATTAGGTATGATTCTTTATGGAGAGTTGAGAAACCATCAAGATAATCTTTCCTTCAAAGCTGAGAACAGAAACATGATGTTGTacacaacatttattatttcatcataAATACACTTATAAACTACCAGGttaaaagtcttttttcttttgcctctctGAAAGTCTGGATAAATcactaaattattttgaaattgaagGATACAGACAGAAGGTAACTAATTCACCAAAATTCCTGAGTACAAATATTAATGACTTTTGCATCATAGAGAAAAAACATTTACATTACATTTAGTGAAGGCTGTCAGACAATGACTACTTAGTTTCCAAAATGCTGTCATCTGAGCCGGatttacaggtaaggaaagtaGCCCTTAAATTTTACCATCTTCTCAAGGGGCATTTACTTAAAGAAAACACTGTTGAAGAATCACAAATCcagcattttaaatgtattaaataaagcACATATTTTGGGGGAACTCTACATTTAACACAGGTACAAAATGGAGCTGTGGAATGAAAAAATCAGTATGGAGTTTTGACTCCAAAGGGAAAGGGCAAACCACACCATCTCTCTCTCCAAAGTGAATAAAATACCTGCTCTGGCTGAAATATCAGCACGATCCTTTCTAATTAGAAAGCATTTCAAAGCATCTGAGCGGCAGAGCTTGGAGGATTCACGGGCACATGATTAGCCCTCAGGACTCCAACATACCTTCACAAAAGGCTCTTGGTCCGGTCTGGCacaatagaaaatctgaatgtcCAGGGGCAATCTTCTCATGGTGAAGTAGTGGGAACTGCCTGCTTGCTCTCTAAAGAGGTGCAGGTTTTTTCTCTTATCTGCCTCCACACCACTGTTACTTACAGCCACACTGAGCTACAACTGTTTATGCAGTATCTAGTTTCCTGCATGATTGAGTTTCTGTTTCCCTTAGGAGAGAGTTCAATATTTCTACAGGAACA is a window from the Balaenoptera musculus isolate JJ_BM4_2016_0621 chromosome 12, mBalMus1.pri.v3, whole genome shotgun sequence genome containing:
- the NCOA7 gene encoding nuclear receptor coactivator 7 isoform X3 gives rise to the protein MRRLPLDIQIFYCARPDQEPFVKIITVEEAKRRKSTCSYYEDEEEAALPILQPRSALLENMHVEQLARRLPARVQGYPWRLVYSTLEHGTSLKTLYRKSASLDSPVLLVIKDMDNQVFGAYATHPFKFSDHYYGTGETFLYTFSPNFKVFKWSGENSYFINGDISSLELGVEGDDLVLCLDADLYHGRSNSCSTFNNDILSKKEDFIVQDIEVWTFE